Within the Kluyveromyces lactis strain NRRL Y-1140 chromosome A complete sequence genome, the region CTTATCCACTCATCCAGCAACcacaagaagaattgagaACATGGCCAAATGGTTGCCAAAGTCTCAAGAGTTGTACTCTCAAGCCAACTGTGGCAATTTCGGAGGATTTTACAACTCGTTCCAAGATGCTTTTGGGTACGGTAACTCTGTCTCCCCTGAACCCAGAATCACTGTTTGGGGTATCTGATATGCTTTAAAGTTCAACAACTGTTCAATTACATGTACAAAGATGTATATATTCGTCGGTCGGTCAATTATTAATATATACTACTAGAAAggtcttcttctttttattcCAATCCTAACCGCAGGCTGTTCCTGACGTTCATTGGTTGTCCTTCTCATTTCTATACTGTTCGTCTTATTTAAAGCAGCAGAAGATTTGTCGGTTTCTAGACGTTCCAATTTATCCTTTGCATTAAGCCTTAGTTTCtcaatttgaagatcaaTTTTGTCCTGGTGGTCCTGATCATCGTTATTCAGAGAAGAGTTTAGTCCGAACTGATAGGATTGTTCTTTTCGTCTCTTTATATGATAGAAAATACCACTGTATTCCATCAACCATAATGGGTCGACAGCTGTCACGACATTTATATATTCCTTTGTAGTCATCAAAAGTTCATGATAGACGACATACGCTGGAAGGTCACCAAGACCAAATAAAGCACTTGTTGGATGTACTTTGAGATCCATCCCTGTTTTTAAATGAACATATTTGCCTAACCCTGATAGTTTGGCAGTCTGTTGGATGTAACCGGTGCATAGACATTTTCTTATTGGAGCCCAGTCTGACCCAGAAGAAGCCATCGGtaaattcaattttcttaTCACATAGAGTAACTGTTCTCGAATGTCTTTAGCTCTTTGGAGAGATCTGAATTGTAAGAAGCGTGAATTACACCAATGGGCAGAATATCTGTTGGCTTTCCATTGAGCATACACGTTAAGTAGGGTCAAATGATCTGATTCAGGGATGAAAAACCGGCTTCTGGCTTGgtcagattcttcttcacgTTCCTTCGGCCTATAGAAGACAGACGGAACCGAAAGCATAGATACAATCGTTAACATCTCTTCGGTACAGCCATATTGTGATGCACTTATTAGTACCCTGGAAAGAAAGGGCTGTAAAGGGAAGGCACCCATCAGTCTGCCTAATTTAGTTAGATGACCGAAGTTGTCCAAAGCTTCTAAGGCCCAAAGATCGTACAACGATGTCATTAGATTCTGCGATGGCGGTGGATCAATGAAAGGGAATTTCGATAAgttgttgatattcaaCGATTTCAACTGCAAGAGTGTATTTGCCAAATTTGTCCTTTGAATTTCTGGGATGGCCTGAGGATACATATCTTCCATCGCTGAATCATGAGTGAAAAGTCTATATGCGATACCAGGGCCCGTACGACCAGCCCTTCCTGACCGTTGATTAGCATTTGCAAGTGAGATGGGTGTGATTCGCAAACTATCAAGGCCGATTTTCGGATTATACACCTTCAATTTGGAGTACCCACAATCTATGACATATTTAATACCGTCAACTGTCAATGATGTTTCAGCAATATTTGTGGCAACAACAATCTTTCTAACgttttgttcttgtctttgaaatatccTTCCTTGTACATCTGCAGGTAACGACGAGtaaattggaagaacttgaaCATCCGCTAATTGCTCCTCATAATTTGCCCCGTATTTTTTAGTATAGATCTCAGTTAAGCGTTCGATGATGGTAGAACAAGTTGcttcaatatcttcttgACCAGTCATAAATATCAAGATATCTccatttgaaattggtgTAGATAAATGTATATCTAAAGCTTTTTGAACAGCAGATTCAACGTAATCAGGTACTGGATGGTTAGTGTAAATGATTTCGACGGGGAAAGTTTTTCCCGGTATGAAATATTGTGGCGCATTACCAAAGAATTGGGAGAACTTATCTGCATTCATTGTTGCCGATGTCACGACAAGTTTTAAATCGTGTCTTCGAGCTAATAATGTTTTGAAGATCCCTAGGAGCACATCGGTGTTCAAAGATCGTTCATGAGCTTCGTCCATTATAATACATGAATATTTCTCAAGCAACGGATCTATCATTGCCTCCCTAAGGAGTATACCGTCGGTCATAAACTTGATTTTTGTTGAATCCGAAGTCTGATCTTCGAATCTGATTGAGTATCCAACTTTAACACCAATTGGGGTATCCatttctttggaaactCTTTCAGCAACCGATACAGCTGCTACTCTTCTTGGCTGTGTACATCCAATCATTCTACCATTTGCAGTGAAACCGTCTTCGTAGAGGAATTGTGCTAATTGTGTTGTTTTACCTGAACCCGTTTCACCAATAACCACAGTAATCTGGTTATCTCTAATATGGCGCATTAAGTCGTGTCGTACTTTATAAGCGGGTAAAGACCTTCTCACTGCttgtatttcttcaaagctctgctctttttcttttatagCAATGGGCTGATTAGGTTGCTTAGTTTGCGCGTCAGTTGAACTATCTTGTTTTACTCCTAGAACTTTACCTAAGGCGCTACCTTTTAGCTCGGTAGCGTTCTGAGATTTAGATTTTCTATCTCTATGAATCCTCCTCATCGCTACAAGCTTGCTGCCTCTCCTTGCATTAATAGAAAAGTCGCTCTCAGGGTTTCTTATCGGATCTGCTATTCCCTTATTTGCATTTGAAGACATATCCAAAGCACCCACTATCGCAAGCTCTCCTGACTGGTCATGGAAATCAAGTAAAAACGGAGGAATAATGGTTTTACGCTCATTCAACGATAAGGAAGTTAATTGGATTTCAGGTTCATTCAAGTCAAGCTCTCTGTCGCCGCCTTCGTACGGATCTTGCTGAGCTGGTATATATTCATCATCGTGAATGACgttatcaaaatcatcatcattatcgtACCAATTTCTATCTTGTGCAGTAAAATCCTTGGCGTCCTTTATATCTTCCACATCACTACCTTCTGCATCGATAAGTGTGCCTTTGGtcgcttcttctttttttacCATGACCACTGGTTCAGTGTTTTCTGAAAACTCATTCAATTTTGCTGCAGTTTGCTTCGTAATACGTTTCAAAGTCAAAGGCTTGTTGAATTTTGGTTTCACTTGTACCTT harbors:
- the PRP16 gene encoding DEAH-box RNA helicase PRP16 (similar to uniprot|P15938 Saccharomyces cerevisiae YKR086W PRP16 RNA helicase in the DEAH-box family involved in the second catalytic step of splicing exhibits ATP-dependent RNA unwinding activity); the encoded protein is MNAELQEWIQQNTESRVTEKFVETLRQIARIHKDVNKFIGGAKALGKFKGKDEFLKQLFEKLQAHKQSPKPESAAVPARTIRKKFVVKLPLDDKEDDDEDELSTVKVQVKPKFNKPLTLKRITKQTAAKLNEFSENTEPVVMVKKEEATKGTLIDAEGSDVEDIKDAKDFTAQDRNWYDNDDDFDNVIHDDEYIPAQQDPYEGGDRELDLNEPEIQLTSLSLNERKTIIPPFLLDFHDQSGELAIVGALDMSSNANKGIADPIRNPESDFSINARRGSKLVAMRRIHRDRKSKSQNATELKGSALGKVLGVKQDSSTDAQTKQPNQPIAIKEKEQSFEEIQAVRRSLPAYKVRHDLMRHIRDNQITVVIGETGSGKTTQLAQFLYEDGFTANGRMIGCTQPRRVAAVSVAERVSKEMDTPIGVKVGYSIRFEDQTSDSTKIKFMTDGILLREAMIDPLLEKYSCIIMDEAHERSLNTDVLLGIFKTLLARRHDLKLVVTSATMNADKFSQFFGNAPQYFIPGKTFPVEIIYTNHPVPDYVESAVQKALDIHLSTPISNGDILIFMTGQEDIEATCSTIIERLTEIYTKKYGANYEEQLADVQVLPIYSSLPADVQGRIFQRQEQNVRKIVVATNIAETSLTVDGIKYVIDCGYSKLKVYNPKIGLDSLRITPISLANANQRSGRAGRTGPGIAYRLFTHDSAMEDMYPQAIPEIQRTNLANTLLQLKSLNINNLSKFPFIDPPPSQNLMTSLYDLWALEALDNFGHLTKLGRLMGAFPLQPFLSRVLISASQYGCTEEMLTIVSMLSVPSVFYRPKEREEESDQARSRFFIPESDHLTLLNVYAQWKANRYSAHWCNSRFLQFRSLQRAKDIREQLLYVIRKLNLPMASSGSDWAPIRKCLCTGYIQQTAKLSGLGKYVHLKTGMDLKVHPTSALFGLGDLPAYVVYHELLMTTKEYINVVTAVDPLWLMEYSGIFYHIKRRKEQSYQFGLNSSLNNDDQDHQDKIDLQIEKLRLNAKDKLERLETDKSSAALNKTNSIEMRRTTNERQEQPAVRIGIKRRRPF